The Lacerta agilis isolate rLacAgi1 chromosome 5, rLacAgi1.pri, whole genome shotgun sequence genome has a segment encoding these proteins:
- the LOC117046323 gene encoding G-protein coupled receptor 55-like translates to MEISSLPANCSSQGNNSLSIPPYVERFQFAIYIPTFILGLLFNGMAMWFACRKIRQWTEPIIYMASLMVFDTLMLFALPFKIISYHKSEWHLGGAFCSFLESLYFVNMYGSILTSACICVDRYIAILHPFVAVTLRSPKKAATTCLVISAGVWAGTACTYQLHQHGGPCFYGFSGSIWKNTILFITLETAFLICMTAMIFCTVQIIVRLRRNQTPGEPLTNRSKSINIITANLTTFLVCFTPLHVALVLYYLVKNQILDDCQQIIRSFVQISLCWANLNCFLDGICYYFILKEFMKLPSMEKNTQTSTTD, encoded by the coding sequence ATGGAGATAAGCAGCCTTCCAGCCAACTGTTCTAGTCAAGGGAACAACAGCCTCTCCATTCCACCTTATGTGGAACGCTTCCAATTTGCGATATACATTCCCACATTCATCCTGGGATTGCTGTTCAACGGAATGGCGATGTGGTTTGCCTGCCGCAAGATCAGGCAATGGACAGAACCCATTATCTACATGGCATCACTGATGGTTTTTGATACCTTGATGCTCTTTGCTCTTCCCTTTAAGATAATTTCCTATCACAAAAGCGAGTGGCATCTCGGGGGTGCCTTTTGCTCATTCCTGGAAAGCTTGTATTTTGTGAACATGTACGGAAGCATCTTAACCTCTGCATGCATATGTGTGGATAGATACATTGCTATATTGCACCCATTTGTTGCCGTTACCCTGAGATCTCCTAAAAAAGCAGCCACAACTTGTCTTGTCATCTCAGCTGGGGTGTGGGCAGGAACTGCGTGTACATATCAACTTCACCAACATGGAGGCCCCTGCTTCTATGGCTTTTCCGGAAGTATTTGGAAAAACACCATCTTGTTTATCACCCTGGAAACAGCTTTTCTCATTTGCATGACAGCTATGATCTTCTGCACGGTCCAGATCATTGTACGCCTGCGAAGGAACCAAACGCCTGGTGAGCCCCTCACAAACAGGAGCAAATCCATCAATATAATCACAGCAAACCTGACTACGTTTCTCGTCTGCTTCACCCCTTTGCATGTGGCCCTGGTGTTATATTATCTCGTGAAGAACCAAATACTGGATGATTGCCAGCAGATCATTCGCTCATTTGTTCAGATCAGCCTGTGCTGGGCTAATCTCAACTGCTTCCTGGATGGTATCTGCTACTATTTCATCTTAAAGGAGTTTATGAAACTTCCCTCAATGGAGAAGAACACACAAACGAGTACCACCGACTAA